ATAGTTCAATCCCCTTCTTCGCAAGCTCATCCTTTACCACTTGGCTGATCTCCTTCGTCAAGCGTTCCAGGGTGTCGTATTCTTCGGCCGTCAAGATCCCGAGCATCTCCAGCGCTGCCTTGCTGATCGGCGGATCCTGCCGCTCATCATCCTTGATCGTCACCTCAACGAAAGCATCCAGCGGTTGCCCTTCCTTCGCGTAGAGCCCATAACGGCGCAGGAAGCTGCCGGCTGCCCGATAACGGCAGATCACTTCCAGACCATGTCCGAAGACGTCCGCCGGAGCGACGGTCATCGTCGCTTGCTCAATATCCGCATCGATATAGTGGGTTGGGATGTTCCGTTCATGCAGCCGCTCAAAAAAATACTTCGTCAGGCGAAGCCCAGCGCGGCCGGCGCCCTCCATGACCAAACCTACGGTGTTCGCACCTGGGTCAAACACGCCGTTCTCGCCCGTCATGTCATCTTTGAATTTGAGCAGATAGTTTCCATCTTCCAGTTCGTATACATCTTTGGTCTTGCCCGTATAGATTCGTTTCATCCTACAATCCCCTTATCGGTTGGCTTAATATGGATTGGTTTATCTCGATTCCCATCATGACATATCGCCTTTACTGAAGTCAATGCGCAGTTCATGTCACCCGGCGAATTCCTTGCGTTTCACGTACAGAAGCCCCCGGACTCGGAGGCTCCTATGCCGAATGGCTTGCGTATGCAATTCTGTTCTTGCCCGTGTGTTTCGCTTGATAAAGCAAGGCATCGGTCTCGGCGAAGAAACGTGATTTGCCTGATCCATGGATATAGGAAGAAAGGCCGATGCTGACCGTCACTCTGCGGCCGTCAAGTTCCGGATGATGAAGCCCATGGATGGCTTCGCGAACTCGTTCGCACAGTTCCAAAGCCTCTTCCAAGGTCCGCTCTGGGAAGATGATCGCAAACTCTTCGCCGCCGTATCTGGCGATGATCTCCTCCGCTGTAAGCGACTGCTGCAAGGTTTGAGCGACCCGTTTTAAGATGAGATCCCCCGTCGCATGACCGAACGTATCATT
The sequence above is drawn from the Insulibacter thermoxylanivorax genome and encodes:
- a CDS encoding phosphoribosylaminoimidazolesuccinocarboxamide synthase, which encodes MKRIYTGKTKDVYELEDGNYLLKFKDDMTGENGVFDPGANTVGLVMEGAGRAGLRLTKYFFERLHERNIPTHYIDADIEQATMTVAPADVFGHGLEVICRYRAAGSFLRRYGLYAKEGQPLDAFVEVTIKDDERQDPPISKAALEMLGILTAEEYDTLERLTKEISQVVKDELAKKGIELYDIKLEFGRLKSNGEVVLIDEISGGNMRAYKDGVYVEPLELERLILGD